One genomic segment of Streptomyces sp. RerS4 includes these proteins:
- the ruvC gene encoding crossover junction endodeoxyribonuclease RuvC has protein sequence MRVLGVDPGLTRCGVGVVEGVAGRPLTMIGVGVVRTPVEAELGDRLVAIERGIEEWLDAHRPEVVAVERVFSQHNVSTVMGTAQASAVAMLCAARRGIPVALHTPSEVKAAVTGTGRADKAQVGAMVTRLLRLAAPPKPADAADALALAICHIWRAPAQSRLQRAVAQHASKGRTR, from the coding sequence GTGCGCGTACTCGGAGTGGACCCGGGGCTGACCCGGTGCGGTGTCGGGGTCGTCGAGGGGGTCGCCGGCCGGCCCCTGACGATGATCGGCGTCGGCGTCGTCCGCACGCCCGTGGAGGCGGAGCTCGGCGATCGGCTCGTCGCCATCGAGCGCGGCATCGAGGAATGGCTCGACGCGCACCGCCCCGAAGTCGTCGCCGTCGAGCGGGTCTTCAGCCAGCACAACGTCAGCACCGTCATGGGCACCGCCCAGGCCAGCGCCGTCGCCATGCTGTGCGCCGCCCGCCGGGGCATACCCGTCGCCCTGCACACCCCCAGCGAGGTCAAGGCAGCCGTCACCGGCACCGGCCGCGCCGACAAGGCACAGGTCGGGGCGATGGTGACCCGCCTGCTGCGGCTGGCCGCCCCACCCAAACCGGCCGACGCCGCCGACGCCCTCGCGCTCGCCATCTGCCACATCTGGCGGGCCCCCGCTCAAAGCCGCCTCCAGCGGGCGGTCGCCCAGCACGCCTCGAAAGGCCGTACCCGATGA
- a CDS encoding YebC/PmpR family DNA-binding transcriptional regulator: MSGHSKWATTKHKKAVIDAKRGKLFAKLIKNIEVAARMGGADIDGNPTLFDAVQKAKKSSVPNKNIDSAVKRGGGLEAGGADYETIMYEGYGPNGVAVLIECLTDNRNRAASDVRVAMTRNGGSMADPGSVSYLFNRKGVVILPKGELSEDDVLETVLEAGAEEVNDLGDSFEIISEATDMVAVRTALQEAGIDYDSADSNFLPTMQVELDEEGARKIFKLIDALEDSDDVQNVFANFDVSDEVMAKVDA, translated from the coding sequence ATGTCCGGCCACTCTAAATGGGCTACGACGAAGCACAAGAAGGCCGTGATCGATGCCAAGCGCGGCAAGCTCTTCGCGAAGCTGATCAAGAACATCGAGGTCGCGGCCCGTATGGGTGGTGCCGACATCGACGGCAACCCGACCCTCTTCGACGCCGTGCAGAAGGCCAAGAAGAGCTCGGTCCCGAACAAGAACATCGACTCCGCGGTCAAGCGCGGCGGCGGCCTGGAGGCCGGCGGCGCCGACTACGAGACGATCATGTACGAGGGCTACGGTCCGAACGGTGTCGCGGTGCTCATCGAGTGCCTCACCGACAACCGCAACCGTGCCGCCTCCGACGTGCGCGTCGCCATGACCCGCAACGGCGGCTCCATGGCGGACCCGGGCTCGGTCTCGTACCTGTTCAACCGCAAGGGCGTCGTCATCCTGCCCAAGGGCGAGCTCTCCGAGGACGACGTGCTGGAGACGGTCCTGGAGGCCGGTGCCGAGGAGGTCAACGACCTCGGCGACAGCTTCGAGATCATCAGCGAGGCCACCGACATGGTCGCGGTCCGCACCGCGCTCCAGGAGGCGGGCATCGACTACGACTCGGCCGACTCGAACTTCCTGCCGACCATGCAGGTCGAGCTGGACGAAGAGGGCGCGCGCAAGATCTTCAAGCTGATCGATGCGCTGGAGGACAGCGACGACGTCCAGAACGTCTTCGCCAACTTCGACGTCTCGGACGAGGTCATGGCCAAGGTCGACGCCTGA
- the pdxT gene encoding pyridoxal 5'-phosphate synthase glutaminase subunit PdxT translates to MTTPVIGVLALQGDVREHLIALAAADAVARPVRRPEELAEVDALVIPGGESTTMSKLAVLFGMLEPLRERVKAGMPVYGTCAGMIMLADKLLDGRDDQETLGGIDMIVRRNAFGRQNESFEARIDFAGVAGGPVEGVFIRAPWVESVGASAEVLATYDGHTVAVRQGNVLATSFHPELTGDDRVHAYFVDMVRAGL, encoded by the coding sequence ATGACCACCCCCGTGATTGGTGTCCTGGCCCTCCAGGGCGACGTACGGGAGCACCTGATCGCCCTGGCCGCGGCGGACGCCGTGGCCAGGCCGGTCCGGCGTCCCGAGGAACTCGCCGAGGTCGACGCCCTGGTGATCCCCGGCGGCGAGTCGACGACCATGTCGAAGCTCGCCGTGCTGTTCGGCATGCTGGAGCCGCTGCGCGAGCGCGTGAAGGCCGGCATGCCCGTCTACGGCACCTGCGCCGGCATGATCATGCTCGCCGACAAGCTCCTCGACGGCCGTGACGACCAGGAGACGCTCGGCGGCATCGACATGATCGTGCGCCGCAACGCCTTCGGTCGTCAGAACGAGTCCTTCGAGGCGCGGATCGACTTCGCCGGCGTGGCGGGCGGGCCCGTCGAGGGCGTCTTCATCCGCGCCCCCTGGGTCGAGTCGGTCGGCGCGAGCGCCGAGGTGCTCGCGACGTACGACGGCCACACGGTCGCCGTGCGCCAGGGCAACGTGCTGGCGACCTCGTTCCACCCCGAACTGACCGGCGACGACCGCGTGCACGCGTACTTCGTCGACATGGTGCGCGCGGGGCTGTGA
- the pdxS gene encoding pyridoxal 5'-phosphate synthase lyase subunit PdxS has translation MSTLPTSSPSFESAIGTSRVKRGMAEQLKGGVIMDVVNAEQAKIAEDAGAVAVMALERVPADIRKDGGVARMSDPNMIEEIIGAVSIPVMAKSRIGHFVEAQVLQSLGVDYIDESEVLTPADEVNHSDKWAFTTPFVCGATNLGEALRRIAEGAAMIRSKGEAGTGNVVEAVRHLRQIKNEIARLRGFDNNELFAAAKELRAPYELVKEVAELGKLPVVLFSAGGVATPADAALMRQLGAEGVFVGSGIFKSGDPAKRAAAIVKATTFYDDPKIIADASRNLGEAMVGINCDTLPESERYANRGW, from the coding sequence GTGAGCACGCTTCCCACCTCTTCCCCGTCCTTCGAGTCGGCCATCGGCACCTCCCGCGTCAAGCGCGGCATGGCCGAGCAGCTCAAGGGCGGCGTGATCATGGACGTGGTCAACGCCGAGCAGGCGAAGATCGCCGAGGACGCCGGCGCGGTGGCCGTCATGGCCCTGGAGCGGGTTCCGGCCGACATCCGCAAGGACGGCGGCGTGGCCCGCATGTCCGACCCGAACATGATCGAAGAGATCATCGGCGCGGTCTCCATCCCCGTCATGGCCAAGTCCCGCATCGGCCACTTCGTCGAGGCCCAGGTCCTGCAGTCCCTCGGCGTCGACTACATCGACGAGTCCGAGGTCCTGACCCCGGCCGACGAGGTCAACCACTCCGACAAGTGGGCCTTCACCACCCCCTTCGTCTGTGGCGCCACCAACCTGGGCGAGGCCCTGCGCCGCATCGCCGAGGGCGCGGCCATGATCCGCTCGAAGGGCGAGGCCGGCACCGGCAACGTCGTCGAGGCCGTCCGTCACCTGCGCCAGATCAAGAACGAGATCGCCCGCCTGCGCGGCTTCGACAACAACGAGCTGTTCGCCGCCGCCAAGGAGCTGCGCGCCCCGTACGAGCTGGTCAAGGAGGTCGCCGAGCTCGGCAAGCTCCCGGTGGTGCTGTTCTCCGCCGGTGGCGTCGCCACCCCGGCCGACGCCGCCCTGATGCGCCAGCTCGGCGCCGAGGGCGTCTTCGTCGGCTCCGGCATCTTCAAGTCCGGCGACCCGGCCAAGCGCGCCGCCGCCATCGTGAAGGCCACCACCTTCTACGACGACCCGAAGATCATCGCGGACGCCTCCCGCAACCTGGGCGAGGCCATGGTCGGCATCAACTGCGACACCCTCCCCGAGTCCGAGCGCTACGCCAACCGCGGCTGGTAG
- a CDS encoding glycosyltransferase family 4 protein translates to MKIGIVCPYSWDVPGGVQFHIRDLAEHLIRLGHEVSVLAPADDETPLPPYVVSAGRAVPVPYNGSVARLNFGFLSAARVRRWLHDGVFDVIHIHEPASPSLGLLSCWAAQGPIVATFHTSNPRSRAMIAAYPILQPALEKISARIAVSEYARRTLVEHLGGDAVVIPNGVDVDFFARAEPKPEWGGQTLGFIGRIDEPRKGLPVLMAAFPAIVEACPDVRLLVAGRGDEEEAVASLPEELRARVEFLGMVSDEDKARLLRSVDVYVAPNTGGESFGIILVEALSAGAAVLASDLDAFAQVLDQGAAGELFANEDAASLAASAIALLRDPARRAELSARGSAHVRRFDWSTVGADILAVYETVTDGAAAVAADERVSLRTRLGFSRD, encoded by the coding sequence GTGAAGATCGGCATCGTGTGCCCGTACTCGTGGGACGTCCCGGGCGGCGTCCAGTTCCACATCCGTGACCTGGCGGAGCACCTGATCCGCCTGGGCCACGAGGTGTCGGTGCTGGCCCCGGCCGACGACGAGACCCCGCTGCCGCCCTACGTGGTCTCGGCGGGGCGGGCGGTGCCGGTGCCGTACAACGGGTCCGTGGCCCGCCTGAACTTCGGTTTCCTCTCCGCCGCCCGGGTGCGCCGCTGGCTGCACGACGGGGTCTTCGACGTGATCCACATCCACGAGCCCGCCTCGCCCTCGCTGGGGCTGCTGTCCTGCTGGGCGGCGCAGGGCCCGATCGTGGCGACGTTCCACACCTCGAACCCCCGCTCCCGGGCCATGATCGCGGCGTACCCGATCCTCCAGCCGGCGCTGGAGAAGATCAGCGCCCGGATCGCGGTCAGCGAGTACGCGCGCCGCACGCTCGTCGAGCACCTGGGCGGCGACGCCGTCGTCATCCCCAACGGCGTCGACGTGGACTTCTTCGCGCGCGCCGAGCCGAAGCCGGAGTGGGGCGGCCAGACCCTCGGGTTCATCGGCCGCATCGACGAACCCCGCAAGGGCCTGCCGGTGCTCATGGCGGCCTTCCCGGCGATCGTCGAGGCGTGTCCCGACGTGCGCCTCCTCGTGGCCGGCCGGGGCGACGAGGAGGAGGCCGTGGCCTCCCTGCCCGAGGAGCTGCGCGCGCGCGTCGAGTTCCTCGGCATGGTCTCGGACGAGGACAAGGCGCGGCTGCTGCGCAGCGTCGACGTCTACGTCGCCCCGAACACCGGCGGCGAGAGCTTCGGGATCATCCTGGTGGAGGCCCTCTCGGCCGGCGCCGCCGTGCTGGCCTCCGACCTCGACGCCTTCGCCCAGGTGTTGGACCAGGGCGCGGCGGGCGAGTTGTTCGCGAACGAGGACGCCGCCTCCCTCGCGGCGTCGGCGATCGCCCTGCTGCGCGACCCGGCCCGGCGCGCGGAGCTGAGCGCGCGCGGCTCGGCGCACGTACGCCGCTTCGACTGGTCGACGGTCGGCGCGGACATCCTGGCGGTCTACGAGACGGTCACGGACGGCGCGGCGGCCGTCGCCGCCGACGAACGCGTCTCCCTGCGCACGCGCCTCGGCTTCTCCCGCGACTGA
- a CDS encoding phosphatidylinositol mannoside acyltransferase, producing the protein MGATQDRLVDGLYGLGWAGVKKLPEPAAAALGRKIADVAWKRRGKSVLRLESNLARVVPDATPERLRELSHAGMRSYMRYWMESFRLPTMDPERFGREVRLQDDHVLREAIASGRGVVAALPHLANWDLAGAWVTSHLGVPFTTVAERLKPESLYDRFVAYRESLGMEVLPHNGGASFGTLARRLRSGGLICLVADRDLSSSGVEVDFFGSTARMPAGPALLAQQTGAILLPVTLYYGDAPYLYGRVHPAVEVPKDGTRVEKTAAMTQAVADAFARGIAEHPQDWHMLQRLWLDDLEERP; encoded by the coding sequence ATGGGCGCGACGCAAGACAGGCTGGTCGACGGTCTCTACGGGCTCGGCTGGGCGGGCGTCAAGAAGCTCCCCGAGCCGGCCGCCGCGGCCCTCGGCCGCAAGATCGCCGACGTGGCCTGGAAGCGGCGCGGCAAGAGCGTGCTGCGCCTGGAGTCGAACCTGGCCCGCGTGGTGCCCGACGCCACGCCGGAGCGGCTGCGCGAGCTGTCGCACGCGGGCATGCGTTCGTACATGCGCTACTGGATGGAATCCTTCCGCCTGCCCACGATGGACCCGGAGCGCTTCGGGCGGGAGGTCCGCCTCCAGGACGACCACGTCCTGCGCGAGGCCATAGCCTCGGGCCGGGGCGTCGTCGCGGCCCTGCCGCACCTGGCCAACTGGGACCTGGCCGGCGCCTGGGTCACGAGCCACCTCGGCGTCCCCTTCACCACGGTCGCCGAACGCCTCAAGCCCGAATCCCTCTACGACCGCTTCGTCGCCTACCGCGAGAGCCTGGGGATGGAGGTCCTCCCGCACAACGGCGGCGCCTCCTTCGGCACCCTCGCCCGCCGGCTGCGCTCCGGTGGCCTGATCTGTCTGGTCGCCGACCGCGACCTGTCGTCCTCCGGGGTCGAGGTGGACTTCTTCGGGTCGACGGCGCGGATGCCGGCCGGGCCCGCGCTGCTCGCGCAGCAGACCGGGGCGATCCTGCTCCCGGTCACCCTGTACTACGGCGACGCGCCGTACCTGTACGGCCGCGTCCACCCCGCGGTGGAGGTGCCGAAGGACGGGACGCGGGTCGAGAAGACCGCGGCCATGACCCAGGCGGTCGCCGACGCGTTCGCCCGGGGGATCGCGGAGCACCCGCAGGACTGGCACATGCTCCAGCGCCTGTGGCTCGATGACCTGGAGGAGCGCCCGTAG
- the pgsA gene encoding phosphatidylinositol phosphate synthase, translating into MLNKYARAFFTRVLTPFAAFLLRRGVSPDAVTLIGTAGVVAGALVFFPRGEFFWGTITITLFVFSDLVDGNMARQAGTSSRWGAFLDSTLDRVADAAIFGGLALWYAGSGADNVLCAVAIFCLASGQVVSYTKARGESIGLPVAVNGLIERAERLVISLVAAGLSGLQTFGVPSWIGVLLPVALWIVAVGSLVTLIQRVVTVRREAAEADAATAEGGSR; encoded by the coding sequence ATGCTGAACAAGTACGCGCGTGCGTTCTTCACGCGTGTTCTCACGCCGTTCGCCGCGTTTCTGCTCCGTCGGGGGGTGAGCCCGGACGCGGTCACCCTCATCGGCACCGCCGGAGTGGTGGCGGGAGCGCTGGTCTTCTTCCCCCGGGGCGAGTTCTTCTGGGGCACGATCACCATCACCCTGTTCGTCTTCTCCGACCTGGTGGACGGGAACATGGCCCGCCAGGCCGGAACGTCCAGCCGGTGGGGCGCGTTCCTCGACTCGACGCTCGACCGGGTCGCCGACGCGGCGATCTTCGGCGGCCTCGCGCTCTGGTACGCGGGCTCCGGCGCCGACAACGTGCTGTGCGCGGTCGCGATCTTCTGCCTGGCCAGCGGCCAGGTGGTCTCGTACACCAAGGCTCGCGGCGAGTCGATCGGGCTGCCGGTCGCCGTCAACGGGCTCATCGAGCGCGCCGAGCGCCTGGTGATCTCCCTGGTCGCGGCCGGTCTCTCGGGGCTCCAGACCTTCGGGGTGCCCTCGTGGATCGGGGTGCTGCTGCCGGTCGCGCTGTGGATCGTCGCGGTGGGCTCGCTCGTCACGCTGATCCAGCGGGTGGTCACCGTACGCCGCGAGGCCGCCGAGGCCGACGCGGCGACCGCCGAAGGGGGCTCCCGCTGA
- a CDS encoding elongation factor G-like protein EF-G2 translates to MGATSHQAGAAGRALTADRPASVRNVVLVGHSGAGKTTLVEALALTAGAVNRAGRVEDGTSVSDYDDIEHRRRRSVQLSLVPVEWGGIKINILDTPGYADFVGELRAGLRAADAALFVVSAADGIDGATRMVWDECEAVGMPRAIVVTHMEAARADYSQMTAVCGEIFGADDPDAVIPLYLPLHGPTGPDGHAPVTGLLGLLSRRVYDYSSGERVERDPDPAELALIDDARSRLIEGIIAESEDESLMDRYLGGEDIDLKTLVDDLERAVARGTFHPVLMAAPAADGARQGLGTVELLELVTGGFPTPLERAPVAVTSPDGASRPAVTCDPAGPLLAEVVKTSSDPYVGRVSLVRVFSGTLRPEATVHVSGHGLADRGHEDRRLRDSDERIGALTGPFGKQQRPLGQVVAGDLACVAKLTRAETGDTLSDKDAPLLMEPWAMPEPLLPLAIEAHSKADEDKLSQGLARLVAEDPTMRLEQNPHTHQLVLWCLGEAHQDLALERLRTRYGVQVDPVPHKVSLRETFGAKAEGRGRHVKQSGGHGQYAICEIEVEPLPPGSGIEFVDKVVGGAVPRQFIPSVEKGVRAQAARGVAAGYPLVDVRITLRDGKAHSVDSSDAAFQTAGALALREAAADTPIHLLEPVAELDVLVPDEYVGPVMNDLAGRRGRVVGTEQAGAGRTRVRAEVPEIEIGRYPVDLRSVSHGTGRFSRTYARHEPMPPQLADKVREQAEKGSKLT, encoded by the coding sequence ATGGGAGCCACATCACACCAAGCCGGGGCCGCCGGCAGGGCACTGACGGCCGACCGCCCCGCTTCCGTACGGAACGTCGTGCTGGTCGGCCACAGCGGCGCCGGCAAGACCACGCTCGTCGAGGCCCTGGCCCTCACCGCGGGAGCCGTGAACCGGGCCGGTCGGGTCGAGGACGGCACCTCCGTCTCCGACTACGACGACATCGAGCACCGCCGCCGGCGCTCGGTCCAGCTCTCGCTGGTCCCCGTCGAATGGGGCGGCATCAAGATCAACATCCTGGACACCCCCGGATACGCCGACTTCGTCGGCGAACTCAGGGCCGGTCTGCGCGCCGCGGACGCGGCCCTCTTCGTCGTCTCGGCCGCCGACGGGATCGACGGCGCCACCCGCATGGTCTGGGACGAATGCGAGGCCGTCGGCATGCCCCGCGCCATCGTCGTCACCCACATGGAGGCAGCCCGCGCCGATTATTCGCAGATGACCGCCGTCTGCGGCGAGATCTTCGGAGCCGACGACCCCGACGCCGTCATCCCCCTCTACCTCCCCCTGCACGGACCCACCGGACCCGACGGCCACGCCCCCGTCACCGGACTGCTCGGCCTGCTCTCCCGCCGCGTCTACGACTACTCCTCCGGCGAACGCGTCGAACGCGACCCCGACCCCGCCGAGCTGGCCCTCATCGACGACGCCCGCTCCCGCCTCATCGAGGGGATCATCGCCGAGAGCGAGGACGAGAGCCTCATGGACCGCTACCTCGGCGGCGAGGACATCGACCTCAAGACCCTCGTCGACGACCTGGAGCGCGCCGTGGCCCGCGGCACCTTCCACCCCGTCCTGATGGCCGCCCCCGCCGCCGACGGCGCCCGCCAGGGCCTCGGCACCGTCGAACTCCTTGAACTCGTCACCGGCGGCTTCCCCACCCCCCTCGAACGCGCCCCCGTCGCCGTCACCTCCCCCGACGGTGCCTCCCGCCCGGCCGTCACCTGCGACCCCGCCGGACCGCTCCTCGCCGAGGTCGTCAAAACCTCCTCCGACCCCTACGTCGGCCGCGTCTCCCTCGTCCGCGTCTTCTCCGGCACCCTGCGCCCCGAGGCCACCGTGCACGTCAGCGGCCACGGCCTCGCCGACCGCGGCCACGAGGACCGACGACTTCGAGACTCGGACGAACGCATCGGAGCCCTCACGGGCCCCTTCGGCAAACAGCAACGCCCCCTCGGCCAGGTCGTCGCCGGCGACCTGGCCTGCGTGGCCAAACTCACCCGCGCCGAGACCGGCGACACCCTCTCCGACAAGGACGCGCCGCTCCTCATGGAGCCCTGGGCCATGCCCGAGCCCCTGCTGCCGCTGGCCATCGAGGCGCACAGCAAGGCCGACGAGGACAAGCTCTCCCAGGGCCTGGCCCGCCTCGTCGCCGAGGACCCGACCATGCGCCTGGAGCAGAACCCGCACACCCACCAGCTGGTGCTGTGGTGCCTCGGCGAGGCCCACCAGGACCTCGCGCTGGAGCGCCTGCGGACCCGCTACGGAGTCCAGGTCGACCCCGTCCCCCACAAGGTCAGCCTCCGCGAGACCTTCGGCGCCAAGGCCGAGGGCCGCGGCCGGCACGTCAAACAGTCCGGCGGCCACGGCCAGTACGCCATCTGCGAGATCGAGGTCGAGCCCCTGCCCCCCGGCAGCGGCATCGAGTTCGTCGACAAGGTCGTCGGCGGCGCGGTGCCCCGCCAGTTCATCCCGTCCGTGGAGAAGGGCGTACGCGCCCAGGCCGCGCGCGGCGTCGCCGCCGGCTACCCGCTGGTCGACGTACGGATCACCCTGCGCGACGGCAAGGCGCACTCGGTGGACTCCTCCGACGCCGCCTTCCAGACCGCCGGCGCCCTCGCCCTGCGCGAAGCCGCCGCCGACACCCCCATCCACCTGCTGGAACCCGTCGCCGAACTCGACGTACTGGTTCCCGACGAGTACGTCGGCCCCGTCATGAACGACCTCGCCGGCCGCCGGGGCCGCGTCGTCGGCACCGAACAGGCGGGCGCCGGCCGCACCCGCGTACGCGCCGAGGTCCCCGAGATCGAGATCGGCCGCTACCCCGTCGACCTGCGCTCGGTCTCCCACGGCACCGGCCGCTTCAGCCGGACCTACGCCCGCCACGAACCCATGCCCCCACAACTGGCGGACAAGGTGCGCGAACAGGCAGAGAAGGGAAGCAAGTTGACATAG
- a CDS encoding DUF1992 domain-containing protein codes for MTERKPPGVSFESFVDRQIKEAGERGDFERLPGFGKPLASLDAPYDELWWIKGKMHREGFSSLPPALALRKEAEDAREAALAARSERQAREILTEINEKIAAALRMPPPGPPLNLTPFDVEAVLTQRREGRTPDERA; via the coding sequence GTGACGGAACGCAAGCCGCCGGGCGTCAGCTTCGAGTCCTTCGTGGACCGGCAGATCAAGGAAGCCGGCGAACGGGGCGACTTCGAGCGGCTGCCCGGCTTCGGCAAGCCCCTGGCCTCGCTCGACGCGCCCTACGACGAGCTGTGGTGGATCAAGGGGAAGATGCACCGCGAAGGCTTCTCCTCCCTCCCGCCGGCCCTCGCGCTCCGCAAGGAGGCCGAGGACGCGCGGGAGGCCGCCCTGGCCGCCCGCAGCGAGCGCCAGGCGCGGGAGATCCTCACGGAGATCAACGAGAAGATCGCGGCGGCCCTGCGGATGCCCCCGCCGGGGCCCCCGCTGAACCTCACCCCGTTCGACGTCGAGGCCGTCCTCACGCAGCGGCGCGAGGGCCGCACGCCGGACGAAAGGGCCTAG
- a CDS encoding HIT domain-containing protein gives MLRPMTIEPEQQIGVGTQDAFQRLWTPHRMAYIQGENKPTGPEAGDGCPFCGIPEMSDQDGLVVARGKHVYAVLNLYPYNGGHLMVVPYRHVADYTELDGPETAELADLTKRAMVALRKASGAHGFNIGMNQGVAAGAGIAAHLHQHIVPRWGGDTNFMPIVGHTRVLPQLLADTRQMLADAWPVD, from the coding sequence ATGCTGCGTCCTATGACGATTGAGCCGGAGCAGCAGATCGGTGTGGGCACGCAGGACGCGTTCCAGCGTCTGTGGACACCCCACCGGATGGCCTACATCCAGGGCGAGAACAAGCCGACCGGCCCCGAGGCCGGGGACGGCTGTCCCTTCTGCGGGATTCCGGAGATGTCGGACCAGGACGGCCTGGTCGTGGCGCGGGGCAAGCACGTGTACGCCGTGCTGAATCTCTACCCGTACAACGGCGGCCACCTGATGGTCGTCCCGTACCGGCACGTCGCCGATTACACCGAGCTGGACGGGCCCGAGACCGCCGAGCTGGCGGACCTGACGAAGCGGGCCATGGTCGCGCTGCGCAAGGCGTCCGGGGCTCACGGGTTCAACATCGGCATGAACCAAGGCGTGGCCGCCGGCGCCGGCATCGCCGCGCACCTGCACCAGCACATCGTGCCCCGCTGGGGCGGGGACACGAACTTCATGCCGATCGTCGGCCACACGCGGGTCCTGCCGCAGCTCCTCGCGGACACCCGGCAGATGCTCGCCGACGCCTGGCCCGTCGACTAG